The proteins below are encoded in one region of Hordeum vulgare subsp. vulgare chromosome 3H, MorexV3_pseudomolecules_assembly, whole genome shotgun sequence:
- the LOC123443024 gene encoding boron transporter 4-like → MDLLGNPFKGVVADVKGRASWYKDDWVAGLRTGFRILAPTMYIFFASALPVISFGEQLSNETDGIVSTVETLASTAICGIIHSILGGQPLLIVGVAEPTIIMYTYLYKFAKKQPDLGERLYLAWAGWVCIWTAIMLFLLAMFNASNVISRFTRVAGELFGMLITVLFLQQAIKGIVSEFSVPKDDEISDPSSPIYQFQWIYVNGLLGVIFSIGLLYTALKTRRARSWLYGVGWLRSFIADYGVPLMVIVWTALSFTLPSKVPSGVPRRLFSPLPWESISLRHWTVAKDLFSVPPTYIFAAIVPALMVAGLYFFDHSVASQLAQQKEFNLKKASAYHYDILVLGFMVLLCGLLGIPPSNGVLPQSPMHTRSLAVLKGQLLRRKMLQTAKEGMSNRASSLEIYGKMQEVFIQMDSNQNANSVDKDLKSLKDAVLREGDEEGKLAGEFDPSKHIEAHLPVRVNEQRLSNLLQSLLVGGCVGAMPAIKMIPTSVLWGYFAYMAIDSLPGNQFWERLQLLCIGASRRYKVLEGPHASFVEAVPSRTISAFTVFQFVYLLICFGITWIPVAGILFPLPFFIMILIRQHLLPKFFEPNDLRELDAAEYEELEGVPHEQTLEEDGSNSGSHDSIDDAEMLDELTTNRGELKHRSASHPEERHLQVHSNAVQPSV, encoded by the exons ATGGATCTACTAGGGAACCCTTTCAAGGGAGTCGTCGCGGATGTCAAAGGGAGAGCATCTTGGTACAAGGACGATTGGGTTGCAGGGCTCCGAACTGGCTTCAG GATATTGGCACCTACCATGTATATTTTCTttgcctctgcactccctgtaATCTCCTTCGGAGAGCAGCTGAGCAACGAAACAG ATGGTATCGTAAGCACTGTTGAAACTTTGGCGTCTACGGCGATATGTGGGATAATACACTCGATTCTTGGAGGGCAGCCACTGTTGATCGTTGGAGTCGCAGAACCTACTATTATCATGTATACGTATCTCTACAAGTTTGCCAAGAAGCAGCCAGATCTGGGAGAACGGCTATATTTGGCTTGGGCTGGATG GGTCTGCATTTGGACTGCTATCATGCTGTTTCTTTTGGCAATGTTCAATGCTTCCAATGTTATAAGCAGATTCACGAGGGTTGCAGGAGAGCTTTTTGGTATGTTGATCACTGTCCTGTTCCTGCAGCAAGCTATCAAG GGAATTGTAAGTGAGTTCAGTGTGCCGAAAGATGATGAGATTTCTGACCCCAGCTCACCTATATACCAGTTCCAGTGGATTTATGTCAATGGCCTACTTGGTGTTATATTTTCCATTGGCTTGCTGTACACTGCACTGAAGACTAGGCGTGCAAGGTCATGGCTGTATGGCGTAG GATGGCTTAGAAGCTTCATTGCCGATTACGGTGTACCGCTGATGGTGATTGTGTGGACAGCATTGTCATTTACACTACCAAGCAAAGTCCCTTCAGGAGTGCCTAGGAGGCTCTTCAGTCCACTTCCCTGGGAGTCAATCTCACTGAGACATTGGACCGTAGCAAAG GATTTGTTTTCTGTCCCTCCAACATATATATTTGCAGCCATCGTGCCTGCTTTGATGGTCGCAGGACTTTATTTCTTTGACCACAGTGTAGCTTCACAGTTGGCTCAGCAGAAGGAGTTTAATTTGAAGAAGGCTTCTGCCTACCATTATGACATTTTGGTACTTGGATTCATG GTCCTACTATGTGGTTTGCTTGGCATTCCCCCATCAAATGGAGTACTTCCTCAGTCCCCCATGCATACAAGAAGCCTTGCTGTCCTCAAGGGGCAG CTGCTACGCAGAAAGATGCTTCAAACTGCCAAAGAGGGCATGTCAAACCGTGCGAGCAGTTTGGAAATCTATGGCAAGATGCAGGAAGTGTTCATCCAAATGGATAGCAACCAGAAT GCTAATTCTGTTGACAAGGACTTGAAGAGCTTGAAGGATGCTGTGCTGCGGGAAGGTGACGAAGAAGGGAAATTGGCTGGAGAATTTGATCCTAGCAAACACATTGAAGCACATTTGCCTGTTCGTGTGAACGAACAGAGGCTAAGCAACCTGCTGCAATCCTTACTTGTTGGTGGCTGTGTTGGAGCTATGCCGGCTATCAAGATGATACCGACTTCGGTCCTCTGGGGTTACTTTGCCTACATGGCCATTGATAGCCTACCTGGGAACCAGTTTTGGGAAAGGTTACAGCTTCTGTGCATTGGAGCAAGCCGACGCTACAA GGTCTTGGAAGGCCCCCATGCATCTTTCGTGGAGGCGGTGCCTTCAAGAACAATATCTGCCTTTACGGTCTTCCAGTTTGTGTATCTCTTGATATGCTTCGGTATAACATGGATACCAGTAGCAGGGATCCTCTTCCCGCTGCCTTTCTTCATTATGATTCTCATCAGGCAACACCTACTCCCAAAGTTCTTTGAGCCCAATGACTTGCGAGAACTGGATGCAGCTGAGTATGAAGAACTTGAAGGCGTCCCACATGAACAAACACTG GAGGAAGATGGCTCAAATTCAGGAAGCCATGACAGCATAGACGACGCTGAAATGTTGGATGAACTCACGACAAACCGTGGAGAGCTGAAGCACAGATCTGCAAGCCATCCTGAAGAAAGGCACCTTCAG GTCCATTCAAATGCAGTTCAGCCGAGCGTGTGA